A genomic window from Methylorubrum extorquens includes:
- the rpe gene encoding ribulose-phosphate 3-epimerase: MTLLAPSILAADFSKLGEETRAIAQAGADWIHLDVMDGHFVPNISFGPAVVKALRPWTDKVFDVHLMIAPADPYLAAFAEAGADAITVHVEAGPHIHRSLQTIRSLGKRAGVALNPGTPASAIEPLLDIVDLVLVMTVNPGFGGQSFIHSSLETVARVKAMTAGRSIDISVDGGITPETAGPAAQAGANILVAGSAAFKGGPTHYEKNVAAIREAAEAATGRDGVRC; this comes from the coding sequence ATGACCCTTCTCGCACCCTCGATCCTCGCCGCCGACTTCTCCAAGCTCGGTGAGGAGACGCGGGCGATCGCGCAAGCCGGTGCCGACTGGATCCATCTCGACGTGATGGACGGGCACTTCGTGCCCAACATCAGCTTCGGCCCGGCGGTGGTGAAGGCGCTGCGGCCCTGGACCGACAAGGTCTTCGACGTCCACCTGATGATCGCCCCGGCCGACCCCTACCTCGCCGCCTTCGCCGAGGCGGGAGCCGACGCGATCACGGTCCATGTCGAGGCGGGTCCGCACATCCACCGCTCGCTTCAGACGATCCGATCCTTGGGCAAGCGCGCGGGCGTGGCGCTCAACCCCGGCACGCCGGCCTCCGCCATCGAGCCGCTGCTCGACATCGTCGATCTCGTGCTGGTGATGACGGTCAATCCCGGCTTCGGCGGCCAGAGCTTCATCCACTCGTCCCTGGAGACCGTCGCGCGCGTCAAGGCGATGACGGCGGGCCGCTCCATCGACATCTCGGTCGATGGCGGCATCACCCCGGAGACCGCCGGCCCCGCCGCGCAGGCCGGTGCCAACATCCTCGTCGCCGGCTCCGCCGCCTTCAAGGGCGGACCGACCCACTACGAGAAGAACGTCGCGGCGATCCGCGAGGCGGCCGAGGCCGCCACCGGGCGGGACGGCGTGCGATGCTGA
- a CDS encoding TonB family protein produces the protein MPPLSVRPLLLAALMLSAPLVPASAAPRVDARAKAWVAGIVNRIGTADRAAAPGRGGQVTVRVRIEADGALGGIVLEEGPAVLGERAARAVEAAAPFPPPPAGLLTLEGFTELSFPLTLR, from the coding sequence TTGCCCCCGCTTTCCGTTCGGCCCCTTCTCCTCGCGGCGCTGATGCTGAGCGCGCCGCTCGTGCCGGCTTCCGCCGCACCGCGGGTCGACGCGCGGGCCAAGGCCTGGGTGGCCGGAATCGTCAACCGCATCGGGACGGCGGATCGCGCCGCGGCGCCGGGGCGGGGCGGGCAGGTCACGGTTCGGGTGCGGATCGAGGCCGATGGCGCGCTCGGCGGGATCGTGCTTGAGGAGGGGCCGGCGGTGCTGGGCGAGCGCGCGGCCCGCGCCGTGGAGGCAGCCGCCCCCTTTCCGCCGCCGCCCGCCGGGCTGCTGACCCTCGAAGGTTTCACCGAACTCAGCTTTCCCCTCACGCTGCGGTGA
- a CDS encoding histidine kinase, with amino-acid sequence MADYYPLLARALDALPDRSPALRRAVYDRARSALIAQLRSLDPPVPEADIDLERKALDTAIGRLEAEYETPPAAAPIPAEAPAAAPPEAPPPPPAEPTRPEPLSPGPLPPTLPEAEPPQHSDEPLVLPPASVPAGIGSDIGPAEPKPPAETVPFMPPPRRARIDEAAKPAPETADGFIPPVAEPELASVAPEADASADPSPETNGASEAGNGRQRPRIDVVTPPTGRSRLLRNLFVGSVLAAVIALIAVAAFFLRDQPSDLQQSAAERETPAEQPDAKFSDRVGAERSEAEVRPKPVAPGATPAQPEVTVSQRAILYEENQSDTRAQPIATNGHTVWRLEAVNGEQGEPLQTVLRVNVEFPEAGLTLAMTMRKNSDATLPASHTVELAFTNNAEAGAKRAVQNIGLLQLKDEEASRGSPVSGLPVRVRENLFLIGLSSLKSDVDRNTELLLHKNWFDLALTYANGQRAVISLEKGAAGTQALQSAFAQWRD; translated from the coding sequence ATGGCCGACTATTATCCGTTGCTGGCACGCGCGCTCGACGCCCTGCCCGACCGTTCCCCGGCCCTGCGCCGGGCGGTCTACGACCGTGCACGCAGTGCGCTGATCGCGCAGCTCCGCTCGCTCGATCCGCCGGTGCCGGAAGCCGACATCGACCTCGAACGCAAAGCGCTCGATACGGCAATCGGCCGCCTGGAGGCGGAGTACGAGACGCCGCCCGCCGCGGCGCCGATACCGGCCGAGGCGCCTGCAGCGGCTCCACCGGAGGCACCCCCTCCCCCGCCGGCCGAGCCGACCCGGCCCGAGCCGCTCTCGCCCGGCCCCCTGCCGCCGACGCTGCCGGAGGCGGAGCCGCCGCAGCATTCCGATGAGCCGCTGGTTCTGCCCCCGGCCTCGGTGCCGGCCGGGATCGGATCGGACATCGGACCTGCCGAACCGAAGCCGCCGGCGGAGACGGTGCCCTTCATGCCGCCGCCCCGCCGGGCGAGGATCGACGAGGCCGCCAAGCCTGCGCCGGAGACAGCGGACGGCTTTATCCCGCCGGTTGCCGAGCCTGAACTGGCCTCCGTCGCGCCAGAGGCCGATGCGAGTGCCGATCCGTCGCCCGAGACCAACGGTGCCAGCGAGGCGGGCAACGGCCGCCAGCGCCCGCGCATCGACGTGGTGACGCCGCCCACAGGCCGCTCACGCCTGCTGCGTAACCTGTTCGTGGGCAGCGTGCTCGCGGCGGTGATCGCGCTGATCGCGGTGGCGGCCTTCTTCCTGCGTGACCAACCCTCCGATCTCCAACAGAGCGCGGCCGAGCGGGAGACGCCGGCCGAGCAGCCGGATGCGAAGTTCTCGGATCGGGTCGGAGCCGAGCGCAGCGAGGCCGAAGTCCGGCCGAAGCCCGTCGCTCCCGGTGCCACCCCGGCCCAGCCGGAGGTGACCGTCTCACAGCGGGCGATTCTCTACGAAGAGAACCAGAGCGACACGCGCGCCCAGCCGATCGCGACCAACGGCCATACGGTCTGGCGGCTGGAAGCGGTGAACGGCGAACAGGGCGAGCCCCTGCAGACGGTGCTCCGCGTCAACGTAGAGTTCCCGGAGGCGGGGCTGACGCTGGCGATGACCATGCGCAAGAATTCGGATGCGACGCTGCCCGCGTCTCACACCGTCGAACTCGCCTTCACCAACAACGCGGAGGCCGGCGCCAAGCGCGCGGTGCAGAATATCGGCCTGCTCCAGCTCAAGGACGAGGAAGCCTCCCGCGGCTCACCGGTCTCGGGCCTGCCGGTGCGGGTGCGCGAGAACCTGTTCCTGATCGGCCTATCGTCGCTGAAGAGCGATGTGGACCGCAACACCGAGCTGTTGCTTCACAAGAACTGGTTCGATCTGGCCCTGACCTATGCGAACGGCCAGAGGGCGGTCATCAGCCTCGAAAAGGGCGCGGCCGGCACCCAGGCGCTGCAGAGCGCCTTCGCGCAGTGGCGCGACTGA
- a CDS encoding D-amino-acid transaminase: MSRTAYLNGQFLPLDEARVPVMDRGFLFADGIYEVAAVLHGRLVDNAGHLARLDRSLAEIGIRNPHTAEEWERLETDLVAKNEVREGLVYIQVTRGVAERDFSYPKGDVAPTVVMFTQEKSIVNNPMAETGVKAITVPDLRWKRRDIKSVALLAQVLAKQQAAEAGVAEAFMVEDGSVTEGSSSTVFIVTKGGALVTRPLSHAVLPGITRKAVLALAKETGLSFEERLIKVGELSEAAEAFYTSASAFVMPVVEIDGTPLGDGRPGPVARRLRELYFAFAEGSES; this comes from the coding sequence ATGAGCCGCACCGCCTATCTCAACGGCCAGTTCCTGCCCCTGGACGAAGCCCGCGTGCCGGTGATGGACCGCGGCTTCCTGTTCGCCGACGGGATCTACGAGGTCGCCGCCGTGCTGCACGGCCGCCTCGTGGACAATGCCGGGCATCTCGCCCGGCTCGACCGCTCGCTCGCCGAGATCGGCATCCGCAATCCTCATACGGCCGAGGAATGGGAGCGGCTGGAGACGGACCTCGTCGCCAAGAACGAGGTGCGCGAGGGTCTCGTCTATATCCAGGTGACGCGGGGTGTGGCCGAGCGCGACTTCTCGTACCCCAAGGGGGACGTGGCCCCGACCGTGGTGATGTTCACGCAGGAGAAATCCATCGTGAACAACCCGATGGCCGAGACCGGGGTAAAGGCGATCACCGTGCCGGACCTGCGCTGGAAGCGGCGGGACATCAAGTCGGTGGCGCTTCTGGCCCAGGTTCTCGCCAAGCAGCAGGCCGCGGAGGCGGGTGTCGCCGAAGCCTTCATGGTCGAGGACGGCAGCGTGACGGAGGGCTCGTCCTCCACCGTCTTCATCGTCACCAAGGGCGGCGCCCTGGTGACGCGCCCGCTCTCCCATGCGGTGCTGCCCGGCATCACCCGCAAGGCGGTGCTGGCGCTGGCGAAGGAGACCGGCCTCAGCTTCGAGGAGCGGCTCATCAAGGTCGGCGAGTTGTCCGAGGCGGCGGAAGCCTTCTACACCTCGGCCTCGGCCTTCGTGATGCCGGTGGTGGAGATCGACGGCACGCCGCTCGGCGACGGGCGGCCCGGCCCGGTGGCGCGGCGCCTGCGCGAGTTGTACTTCGCCTTCGCCGAAGGCTCCGAGTCTTAA
- a CDS encoding GNAT family N-acetyltransferase codes for MAEGAAAIPSHAEVVIRPSSDADVSAMIAIYERHIRKGVGDTGDFEEERLLPDELRRRRKNMRSKRLPHLVAERGGQIAGYAYAVPFRKRPAYRYALKHSIYVHPDHLHAGIGRRLLPALIEACAAGGYRQMIGYIDASNEASLRLHEACGFARVGYLPAIGYKYGRWSDSVIVQCPLGTGAEDQPSAWHRSERPRAFRLSSTS; via the coding sequence ATGGCAGAGGGCGCGGCGGCGATTCCCTCTCACGCGGAGGTGGTGATCCGTCCCTCGTCGGATGCCGACGTGTCGGCGATGATCGCCATCTACGAGCGCCACATCCGGAAAGGCGTCGGCGATACCGGCGACTTCGAGGAGGAACGCCTGCTGCCCGACGAACTGCGGCGGCGGCGGAAGAACATGCGCAGCAAGCGTCTGCCCCATCTCGTCGCCGAGCGGGGCGGGCAGATCGCCGGCTACGCCTACGCCGTGCCGTTCCGCAAGCGCCCGGCCTATCGCTACGCCCTGAAGCACTCGATCTACGTGCACCCCGACCACCTGCATGCCGGCATCGGGCGCCGCCTGCTGCCGGCGCTGATCGAGGCCTGCGCCGCGGGCGGCTACCGGCAGATGATCGGCTACATCGACGCGAGCAACGAGGCCTCCCTGCGCCTGCACGAGGCCTGCGGCTTCGCCCGCGTCGGATACCTTCCGGCGATCGGTTACAAGTACGGGCGCTGGAGCGACAGCGTCATCGTGCAGTGTCCGCTCGGCACCGGTGCGGAAGACCAACCCTCCGCCTGGCACCGTTCGGAGCGGCCGCGCGCCTTTCGGTTGTCGTCGACGTCCTGA
- the moaB gene encoding molybdenum cofactor biosynthesis protein B, whose translation MTSEPTPRAFIPLAIAVLTVSDTRVLADDRSGDTLVARITGAGHRLAERDIVPDEAVSIREKVEGWIHDPRIDVILTTGGTGFTGRDVTPEAIEPLFEKRMDGFSAVFHRISYDKIGTSTLQSRATAGVAGATYIFVLPGSPGACKDAWDGILASQLDYRHRPCNFVEIMPRLDEHLRRGAAATI comes from the coding sequence ATGACCAGCGAGCCGACGCCCCGCGCCTTCATCCCCCTTGCCATTGCCGTGCTGACGGTGTCCGACACCCGTGTGCTCGCCGACGACCGGTCCGGCGACACCCTGGTCGCCCGGATCACGGGGGCCGGGCATCGCCTTGCCGAGCGGGACATCGTGCCGGACGAGGCCGTGTCGATTCGGGAGAAAGTCGAGGGCTGGATCCACGATCCCCGCATCGACGTCATCCTGACCACCGGCGGCACCGGCTTTACCGGGCGCGATGTGACCCCGGAGGCGATCGAGCCGCTGTTCGAGAAGCGGATGGACGGCTTCTCTGCGGTGTTCCACCGGATCTCCTACGACAAGATCGGCACCTCGACCCTGCAATCGCGGGCGACCGCCGGCGTCGCGGGGGCGACCTACATCTTCGTGCTGCCGGGCTCGCCCGGCGCCTGCAAGGACGCCTGGGACGGCATCCTCGCCAGCCAGCTCGACTACCGCCACCGCCCCTGCAACTTCGTCGAGATCATGCCGCGCCTCGACGAGCACCTGCGCCGGGGCGCGGCGGCGACGATCTGA
- the purB gene encoding adenylosuccinate lyase has translation MIPRYSRPEMTAIWSPESRFRIWFEIEAHATTALANIGVVPKEAAEKVWEKGRDAVFDVARIDAIEAVTKHDVIAFLTHLAEIVGPEARFVHQGMTSSDVLDTCLNVQLTKAADILIKDLDALLAALKRRAFEHKLTPTIGRSHGIHAEPVTFGLKLAQAYAEFARAKDRLIAARKEVATCAISGAVGTFANIDPRVEEYVAEQMGLAPEPVSTQVIPRDRHAMFFAVLGVIASSMERLATEVRHLQRTEVLEAEEFFSEGQKGSSAMPHKRNPVLTENITGLARMVRGYVTPALENVALWHERDISHSSVERMIGPDATVTLDFALARLTGVIDKLLIYPEQMQKNLDRLGGLVHSQRVLLALTQGGLSREDSYRLVQRNAMPVWRGEGDFLTLLKADPEVTAVLKPEQIEECFDLGYHLKHVDTIFSRVFGEA, from the coding sequence ATGATCCCCCGCTACTCCCGTCCCGAGATGACCGCGATCTGGTCGCCGGAGAGCCGGTTCCGGATCTGGTTCGAGATCGAGGCCCACGCCACCACGGCGCTCGCCAATATCGGCGTCGTGCCGAAGGAGGCCGCCGAGAAGGTGTGGGAGAAGGGCCGCGACGCGGTCTTCGACGTCGCCCGCATCGACGCGATCGAGGCGGTGACGAAGCACGACGTCATCGCCTTCCTCACGCATCTGGCCGAGATCGTCGGGCCGGAGGCGCGCTTCGTCCACCAGGGCATGACCTCTTCGGACGTGCTCGACACCTGCCTCAACGTGCAGCTCACCAAGGCTGCCGACATCCTGATCAAGGATCTTGACGCGCTGCTCGCCGCGCTGAAGCGGCGTGCCTTCGAGCACAAGTTGACGCCGACCATCGGCCGCTCGCACGGCATCCACGCCGAGCCCGTCACTTTCGGCCTCAAGCTCGCCCAGGCCTATGCCGAGTTCGCCAGGGCCAAGGACCGGCTCATCGCCGCACGCAAAGAAGTCGCGACCTGCGCGATCTCGGGCGCGGTCGGCACCTTCGCCAACATCGACCCGCGGGTGGAGGAATACGTCGCCGAACAGATGGGCCTCGCACCGGAGCCGGTCTCGACCCAGGTGATCCCGCGCGACCGCCACGCGATGTTCTTCGCCGTGCTCGGCGTGATCGCCAGCTCGATGGAGCGTCTGGCGACGGAAGTACGCCACTTGCAGCGCACGGAAGTGCTGGAGGCGGAGGAGTTCTTCTCCGAGGGGCAGAAGGGTTCGTCGGCCATGCCGCATAAGCGCAACCCGGTGCTCACCGAGAACATCACCGGGCTCGCGCGCATGGTGCGCGGCTACGTGACCCCGGCGCTGGAGAACGTCGCGCTCTGGCACGAGCGGGACATCTCGCATTCCTCGGTCGAGCGGATGATCGGCCCGGATGCCACCGTCACCCTCGACTTCGCGCTCGCCCGGCTCACCGGCGTGATCGACAAGCTGCTGATCTACCCCGAGCAGATGCAGAAGAACCTCGACCGGCTCGGTGGCCTCGTCCACTCGCAGCGGGTGCTGCTGGCGCTGACGCAGGGCGGCCTCTCGCGCGAGGATTCGTATCGGCTGGTCCAGCGCAACGCGATGCCGGTCTGGCGCGGCGAGGGCGATTTCCTCACCCTGCTCAAGGCCGACCCGGAGGTGACCGCCGTGCTGAAGCCGGAACAGATCGAAGAGTGCTTCGACCTCGGCTACCACCTCAAGCACGTCGACACGATTTTTTCGCGCGTGTTCGGGGAAGCCTGA
- the rpoH gene encoding RNA polymerase sigma factor RpoH — protein sequence MAGALPVLANEGGLSRYLDEIRKFPMLEPAEEFTLAKSWRDGGDREAAHRLVTSHLRLVAKIAMGYRGYGLPISEVVSEGNVGLMQAVKRFDPDKGFRLATYAMWWIKAAIQEYILRSWSLVKMGTTANQKKLFFNLRKAKGRISALDEGDLRPDQVQQIATSLGVPTQDVIDMNRRLSGDTSLNAPLREEGEGEWQDWLVDNSPSQETVLAREEEGRNRLSALRDALGVLNPRERRIFEARRLADDPITLEDLSGEFGVSRERVRQIEVRAFEKVQEAVKRNLATRELPRTEARIS from the coding sequence ATGGCCGGCGCTTTGCCCGTGCTCGCCAATGAGGGAGGCCTTTCGCGCTACCTCGATGAGATCCGCAAGTTCCCGATGCTGGAGCCGGCGGAAGAGTTTACCCTGGCCAAGAGTTGGCGTGACGGCGGCGATCGCGAAGCCGCCCACCGCCTCGTGACCTCGCACCTGCGTCTCGTGGCCAAGATCGCCATGGGCTATCGCGGCTACGGCCTGCCGATCAGCGAAGTGGTGTCCGAGGGCAATGTCGGCCTGATGCAGGCCGTCAAGCGCTTCGATCCGGACAAGGGCTTTCGGCTGGCCACCTACGCGATGTGGTGGATCAAGGCGGCGATCCAGGAATACATCCTGCGCTCGTGGTCGCTCGTGAAGATGGGCACCACCGCCAACCAGAAGAAGCTGTTCTTCAACCTGCGCAAGGCCAAGGGCCGCATCTCGGCGCTCGACGAGGGCGACCTGCGCCCCGATCAGGTCCAGCAGATCGCGACCTCGCTCGGCGTGCCGACGCAGGACGTGATCGACATGAACCGCCGCCTGTCCGGCGACACCTCGCTCAACGCGCCCCTGCGCGAGGAGGGCGAGGGCGAGTGGCAGGATTGGCTGGTGGACAACAGCCCGAGCCAGGAGACCGTGCTCGCCCGCGAGGAGGAGGGGCGCAACCGCCTCTCGGCCCTGCGCGACGCGCTCGGCGTGCTGAACCCGCGCGAGCGACGCATCTTCGAGGCGCGGCGGCTGGCCGACGATCCGATCACCCTGGAGGATCTGTCGGGCGAGTTCGGCGTCTCGCGCGAGCGTGTCCGTCAGATCGAGGTGCGGGCTTTCGAGAAGGTGCAGGAGGCGGTCAAGCGCAACCTCGCAACCCGCGAGCTGCCCCGGACCGAGGCGCGGATCTCGTAA
- a CDS encoding adenylosuccinate synthase, with amino-acid sequence MANVVVVGAQWGDEGKGKIVDWLSEQADVVVRFQGGHNAGHTLVVGEAVYKLSLLPSGVVRPNTLGVIGNGVVLDPYALASEIDRLAGQGVTVTRENLRVADNATLILSLHRELDALREDGAPGTKIGTTKRGIGPAYEDKVGRRAIRLMDLAEPETLPPKIERLLAHHNALRRGFALEEISEQAILDELTGIAARVLPYQDTVWRLLDEARRGGKRILFEGAQGALLDVDHGTYPFVTSSNTVAGQAATGSGLGPRAIGYVLGIAKAYTTRVGEGPFPTELHDEIGQRIGERGHEFGTVTGRKRRCGWFDACLVRQTVKTSGIDGIALTKLDVLDGFDEIRVCTAYDIDGQRFDHLPASQAAQQRAVPVYETIPGWSGTTAGARSWAELPAQAIKYVRRIEELIGAPVALLSTSPERDDTILMHNPFED; translated from the coding sequence ATGGCGAACGTCGTCGTCGTAGGCGCCCAGTGGGGCGACGAGGGCAAGGGCAAGATCGTCGATTGGCTCTCGGAGCAGGCCGACGTCGTCGTCCGCTTCCAGGGCGGTCACAATGCCGGCCACACGCTCGTGGTGGGCGAGGCCGTCTACAAGCTCTCCCTGCTGCCCTCCGGCGTGGTCCGCCCGAATACGCTCGGCGTGATCGGCAACGGCGTGGTGCTCGACCCCTACGCGCTCGCCTCCGAGATCGACCGGCTCGCCGGCCAGGGCGTCACCGTCACCCGCGAAAACCTTCGCGTGGCCGACAACGCCACCCTGATCCTCTCGCTCCACCGCGAACTCGACGCCTTGCGCGAGGACGGGGCGCCGGGCACCAAGATCGGTACGACCAAGCGCGGCATCGGCCCGGCCTACGAGGACAAGGTCGGCCGCCGGGCGATCCGCCTGATGGATCTGGCCGAGCCCGAGACCCTGCCGCCGAAGATCGAGCGGCTGCTCGCCCACCACAACGCTCTGCGCCGCGGCTTCGCGCTCGAGGAAATCTCCGAGCAGGCGATCCTCGATGAGCTGACGGGGATCGCCGCGCGGGTGCTGCCCTATCAGGACACCGTGTGGCGCTTGCTTGACGAGGCGCGCCGGGGCGGCAAGCGGATCCTGTTCGAGGGCGCGCAGGGCGCGCTGCTCGACGTCGATCACGGCACCTACCCGTTCGTCACCTCCTCCAACACGGTGGCGGGACAGGCGGCGACCGGTTCGGGCCTCGGCCCGCGCGCCATCGGCTACGTGCTCGGCATCGCCAAGGCCTACACCACCCGCGTCGGCGAGGGCCCGTTCCCGACCGAGCTGCACGATGAAATCGGCCAGCGCATCGGCGAGCGCGGCCATGAATTCGGCACTGTCACCGGCCGCAAGCGCCGTTGCGGCTGGTTCGACGCCTGCCTCGTGCGCCAGACCGTGAAGACCTCAGGCATCGACGGCATCGCGCTGACCAAGCTCGACGTGCTCGACGGCTTCGACGAGATCCGGGTCTGCACCGCCTACGACATCGACGGGCAGCGCTTCGATCATCTTCCCGCGAGCCAGGCGGCGCAGCAGCGCGCCGTTCCGGTCTACGAGACGATCCCCGGCTGGAGCGGCACCACCGCGGGCGCCCGCTCCTGGGCCGAGCTTCCGGCGCAGGCGATCAAGTATGTGCGCCGGATCGAGGAGCTGATCGGCGCGCCGGTGGCGCTGCTCTCCACCTCGCCGGAGCGCGACGACACGATCCTCATGCACAACCCCTTCGAGGATTGA
- a CDS encoding Orn/Lys/Arg decarboxylase N-terminal domain-containing protein: MDFHRRFTVLMCTPAFDPDDLEGARVDQIVAAVEKRGFEVVRARRVEDASIAVQTDSAVGCLVVDWGKRGLEGKAAALIDMMRKRGLEMPIVIMVRRKRLEDIPVELLDFIDGYIFLAEETPEFIARGLVSRVTQYADTLKTPFFGALVDYAEEGNQLWTCPGHNGGIFYNRSPIGRIFVEHLGEAIFRDDLDNSVLDLGDLLTHEGPALKAQKEAAKIFGAEKTYFVLNGTSASNKVVLGSLVAEDDLVLFDRNNHKAAHHGALLLAGGIPIFLETDRNAYGLIGPIYHEALDEGRIREKIRDNPLVKDKEAWRKERPFRCAVIEQCTYDGTIYDAQAIVERIGHLCDYILFDEAWAGFMKFHPLYQRRFAMGLTGLDETSPGIIATQSTHKQLASFSQASQIHTRDGHIRGQTRRVEHKRLNESFLVHASTSPFYPIFASLDVGAQMMKGRSGVVLWDDTIRLGIEWRKKARAIRKEFEEREADPKRRWFFDPFVPDVVKGPEGTEIPWESVPTDALAADARYWELTPGAAWHGFTHVAPGFAITDPNKLTVLTPGFDRKTGAYAEHGVPAPIVAQYLRENRIVPEKNDLNSLLFLLTPGVESSKAGTLISGLVAFKRLHDDNVPLEEAMPEFVARRPKRYRGVGLRDLCADYHNFHRESGTSALQRKQFMPEHLPEMVMAPKAAAQMLTRNRVDYVPIAEAEGRIATTLMLVYPPGIGTVLPGERLDERAKPMLDYFKMFEAAANLFPGFEAEIQGVYRETDPDGRIRFHTYVLREGA; this comes from the coding sequence ATGGATTTTCACCGCCGCTTCACCGTGCTGATGTGCACCCCCGCCTTCGATCCGGATGATCTGGAGGGCGCGCGCGTCGATCAGATCGTCGCGGCGGTGGAGAAGCGCGGCTTCGAGGTGGTGCGGGCGCGGCGCGTCGAGGATGCCTCGATCGCGGTGCAGACCGATTCGGCCGTCGGTTGCCTCGTGGTGGATTGGGGCAAGCGCGGACTCGAGGGCAAGGCGGCCGCGCTCATCGACATGATGCGCAAGCGCGGCCTCGAGATGCCGATCGTCATCATGGTCCGCCGCAAGCGGCTGGAGGACATCCCGGTCGAGCTGCTCGATTTCATCGACGGCTACATCTTCCTCGCCGAGGAGACGCCCGAGTTCATCGCCCGCGGCCTCGTTTCCCGCGTGACGCAGTATGCCGACACGCTGAAGACGCCGTTCTTCGGCGCGCTGGTCGATTACGCCGAGGAGGGCAATCAGCTCTGGACCTGCCCCGGCCATAACGGCGGCATCTTCTACAACCGCTCGCCGATCGGTCGCATCTTCGTCGAGCATCTCGGCGAGGCGATCTTTCGCGACGACCTCGACAACTCGGTGCTCGATCTCGGCGACCTACTGACCCACGAGGGCCCGGCCCTGAAGGCGCAGAAGGAAGCCGCGAAGATCTTCGGGGCGGAGAAGACCTACTTCGTCCTCAACGGCACCTCGGCCTCGAACAAGGTGGTGCTGGGCTCGCTGGTCGCCGAGGACGACCTCGTCCTGTTCGACCGCAACAACCACAAGGCCGCGCATCACGGCGCGCTGCTGCTGGCCGGCGGCATCCCGATCTTCCTCGAGACCGACCGCAACGCCTACGGCCTCATCGGCCCGATCTACCACGAGGCGCTCGACGAGGGCCGCATCCGCGAGAAGATCCGCGACAACCCGCTCGTGAAGGACAAGGAGGCGTGGCGCAAGGAGCGCCCGTTCCGCTGCGCCGTGATCGAGCAATGCACCTATGACGGCACGATCTACGATGCGCAGGCCATCGTCGAGCGCATCGGCCACCTGTGCGACTACATCCTGTTCGACGAGGCCTGGGCGGGCTTCATGAAGTTCCACCCGCTCTACCAGCGCCGCTTCGCCATGGGCCTGACCGGGCTCGACGAGACCTCGCCGGGCATCATCGCCACGCAATCGACCCACAAGCAGCTCGCCAGCTTCTCCCAGGCCTCGCAGATCCACACCCGCGACGGGCATATCCGCGGCCAGACCCGGCGCGTGGAACACAAGCGCCTGAACGAGAGCTTCCTCGTCCACGCTTCGACCTCGCCGTTCTACCCGATCTTCGCCTCGCTCGATGTCGGCGCGCAGATGATGAAGGGCCGCTCCGGCGTCGTGCTGTGGGACGACACGATCCGGCTGGGCATCGAGTGGCGTAAGAAAGCCCGCGCCATCCGCAAGGAGTTCGAGGAGCGCGAGGCCGACCCGAAGCGTCGCTGGTTCTTCGACCCCTTCGTGCCCGATGTGGTGAAGGGGCCCGAAGGCACGGAAATCCCGTGGGAATCCGTGCCGACCGACGCGCTCGCCGCCGACGCCCGCTACTGGGAACTGACGCCGGGCGCGGCGTGGCACGGCTTCACCCATGTCGCGCCGGGCTTCGCCATCACCGACCCCAACAAGCTCACGGTGCTCACCCCCGGCTTCGACCGGAAGACCGGTGCCTATGCCGAACACGGCGTGCCGGCGCCGATCGTCGCGCAATACCTGCGCGAGAACCGGATCGTGCCGGAGAAGAACGACCTCAACTCGCTGCTCTTCCTGCTGACGCCGGGCGTCGAGTCGTCCAAGGCCGGCACGCTGATCTCCGGCCTCGTCGCCTTCAAGCGGCTGCACGACGACAACGTGCCGCTCGAAGAGGCGATGCCGGAATTCGTGGCCCGGCGGCCCAAGCGTTATCGCGGCGTCGGCCTGCGCGATCTTTGCGCCGACTATCACAACTTCCACCGTGAATCGGGCACCTCGGCGCTCCAGCGCAAGCAATTCATGCCCGAGCACCTGCCGGAGATGGTGATGGCGCCCAAGGCCGCCGCGCAGATGCTGACGCGCAACCGGGTCGATTACGTGCCGATCGCGGAAGCGGAGGGGCGCATCGCCACGACCCTGATGCTGGTCTATCCGCCCGGCATCGGCACGGTGCTGCCGGGCGAGCGGCTCGACGAGCGGGCGAAACCCATGCTCGACTATTTCAAGATGTTCGAGGCGGCCGCCAACCTGTTTCCCGGTTTCGAAGCCGAGATCCAGGGCGTCTACCGCGAGACCGATCCGGACGGGCGCATCCGCTTCCACACCTACGTCCTGCGCGAGGGCGCCTGA